Proteins from a single region of Lentimicrobium saccharophilum:
- a CDS encoding T9SS type A sorting domain-containing protein → MKKILFIILILLVRYTVFSQATWDIREINPGIEQSPLLSPTGIINSWDGAFINPNLNLRMLNILINIIYDVTPGQDPYTEVSGNNIGWPHISISQAGINVPGTIPTWLEDLFDIQEEDESNIHGMFTKKYYESSFGNLHLIGDFIVVNIPQSYVIAGVQGSTGTFEKGDLFNRTIDYINENGGLTTIFGHDDISDYKLPGGDEEIHFGSVMFRNSKPGYGTYEAEIGGMFSSSSPILFSDDNTYEVRAGLIFCSGPSESWVLNPVSVMNHEMGHALIAPDNNMHYGGGNGWDHNSGRVFLQMMGGYGLMGQSSTGLVSANAFDRWWLHWKNPIYNTTDSYIAASNQVSDISVTDGNKTFILRDFVTTGDAIRIKLPYVDEGARNQYIWLEHHKIGTNGKIDFLTFSNTDDYCRPQGKPGIYAYYQVGKDILTGESTVIRPSGQSDHLKPISAEGNFNYSAPNPAYKIFHCVGDKDILQRARKNDPNPFMGTNDIMAHLNNTGNNPLTVNDAFGAFSKYHYVNGQWIDNDSLPYLMDERDPFRGECFFNLSTNPAPVPTTTYYNEVFGDEIQKAAITDNNTIYLSGLSIFMAPLANGDYKVSIDWNRNTVENDVVWTGKIAMTDRLYVSNGSVVELKQNLTPCQVDKDPIANQYAPVTEFFCKENSLMTFSGQSKMDVTEKSKIHILSTSVTTFEDYATLTIKTGSELIVESCANLVLRGQAKLIVEPGGILTVKPGANIFVDNETNIDLKSGYEIGIGGIDIFEDEFLGIPPSKIISSNTTWSNVNYNFLDDLYIAPGATLTLSNTELRFFRTAKVKVARGAKLEMTTNSNLTATCNSELWAGVEVWGDPSLPQTPSTNQGHIVINNSKIELARTGILLDKPMNPTDNPVTPGVPSGNGGGIIQAINAYFVNNYIGVSFSPYVNNNASYFTNCTFSANAAFPETFTGIDCHANLNGVVGIDFLKCTFTIETGVKINAGIRSYNSNFLVDGIMSNQKYLRSVFENLTHGIYATASLSNRSFKVRNSVFRKCNKGIFASGVNNITIKDNFFAQPLLFGNPTNTRSGIYLEYCTGYMIQNDTIKSTTNRLRSEVGMYIKNSGPHENLIYNNAIIDMDDAIIVEGENRNGDSEGLCIKCNVFQYNKNDVRILPGENTWIFNQGIKKYQGSPADDPKAPAGNIFSNPADYFNIDNELCRPIEYFHHPDNNPNIVIRPDNDKVRIFRKTVSLTENENNQFDRPSACPPIPIPQDSKEELLAGVLLMDGQITNTKSELELLTDDGDTPLTVNNITSSAPFEALWLHDELLGASPYLSDTALVKAAEKEEVLNSALIRDVMVANPHSAKSKEVIEALEQRNESLPESIWTEINAGRNQISARQALEINISDLSAEKSLSRTLLMQAYQDENKTDSLRWLLNQIPDALSAYKSTWTWFDEGNTGVGLTAIQNMDLSSIPENHRSYKDGYDQLAEIINQLATDTSYILQNDTSALLTLQNLVLNDNPAGITARNLLTAYRLMNYEAVIPVPDTALKSAIASFDNPRKVKEDKTGIHVFPNPANDYAIVSYNMEGRCIMELLSKDGRVIRSENLKSGINQHLIRTEGLPSGVYTLILKGGNKVLSTKLVIR, encoded by the coding sequence ATGAAAAAGATTTTGTTTATTATCCTGATACTATTAGTCAGGTACACCGTTTTTTCGCAAGCAACATGGGATATACGGGAAATTAACCCTGGTATCGAGCAGAGTCCTTTGCTTTCTCCAACAGGAATTATAAATTCATGGGATGGCGCCTTTATCAACCCCAATCTTAATCTCCGGATGCTGAACATACTTATTAACATTATTTATGATGTTACCCCTGGTCAGGATCCCTACACTGAAGTTTCAGGTAATAACATCGGATGGCCTCATATAAGTATTTCGCAGGCTGGAATTAACGTGCCCGGAACAATCCCAACATGGTTGGAAGATCTGTTTGATATACAGGAAGAAGACGAAAGTAATATTCATGGCATGTTTACAAAGAAGTATTACGAATCATCTTTTGGTAATCTGCATTTGATTGGTGATTTTATTGTTGTTAATATTCCACAATCTTATGTAATCGCTGGCGTACAAGGCTCAACCGGCACATTTGAGAAAGGCGACCTATTTAATCGAACAATAGATTATATTAATGAAAATGGTGGGTTAACAACCATTTTCGGGCATGATGATATTTCTGACTACAAACTACCTGGGGGAGATGAAGAAATACATTTCGGGAGTGTAATGTTTAGAAACTCAAAACCAGGTTATGGCACATATGAAGCGGAGATAGGTGGAATGTTTAGTTCAAGTAGCCCTATTTTATTTAGTGATGACAACACTTATGAAGTCAGGGCCGGATTGATTTTCTGCTCAGGCCCTTCTGAATCCTGGGTATTAAACCCGGTTAGTGTAATGAATCATGAGATGGGACATGCTTTGATTGCGCCAGACAACAATATGCATTACGGGGGTGGAAACGGATGGGATCACAACTCAGGCAGGGTTTTCCTTCAGATGATGGGAGGATATGGTTTGATGGGTCAAAGCAGTACAGGGCTTGTTTCGGCAAATGCTTTCGACAGGTGGTGGCTGCATTGGAAAAATCCGATATATAATACTACTGATTCATACATTGCCGCAAGCAACCAGGTATCGGATATTTCTGTTACAGATGGTAATAAAACTTTCATACTCAGAGATTTTGTTACAACTGGCGATGCAATCAGAATAAAGCTACCCTATGTAGATGAAGGTGCCAGGAATCAGTATATCTGGCTCGAACACCATAAAATAGGCACAAACGGAAAAATTGATTTTCTCACTTTTTCCAACACTGATGACTATTGCAGGCCACAAGGTAAGCCCGGCATTTATGCATATTATCAGGTTGGAAAAGATATCCTCACAGGAGAAAGCACCGTGATCAGGCCAAGCGGCCAATCTGACCACCTCAAGCCCATCTCGGCAGAAGGAAATTTTAATTATTCCGCGCCAAATCCTGCTTATAAAATTTTCCACTGTGTGGGGGATAAGGACATATTGCAACGTGCAAGAAAAAATGATCCAAACCCATTTATGGGGACAAATGATATCATGGCTCATTTGAATAATACCGGCAACAATCCGCTTACAGTGAATGATGCGTTCGGAGCATTTTCAAAGTACCATTATGTAAACGGACAATGGATTGATAATGATTCATTGCCATATCTGATGGATGAACGCGACCCTTTTCGGGGTGAGTGCTTTTTTAACCTCTCTACAAATCCTGCTCCGGTGCCAACCACAACATATTACAATGAAGTTTTCGGTGACGAAATTCAAAAAGCGGCTATAACGGATAATAACACAATTTATCTCAGTGGTCTCAGCATATTTATGGCACCACTCGCAAATGGTGATTACAAGGTTTCGATTGACTGGAACAGGAACACTGTTGAAAACGATGTAGTATGGACCGGGAAAATTGCGATGACAGACCGTTTGTATGTGAGCAACGGAAGTGTCGTTGAACTAAAGCAGAATTTAACCCCCTGCCAGGTTGACAAAGATCCGATTGCAAATCAATACGCGCCTGTTACAGAGTTTTTTTGCAAGGAAAACAGCCTGATGACATTTTCCGGCCAGAGCAAGATGGATGTTACAGAGAAAAGCAAAATTCATATTTTAAGCACAAGTGTAACAACATTCGAAGATTATGCAACACTTACCATAAAGACCGGAAGTGAGCTTATCGTTGAAAGTTGCGCGAATCTGGTATTGAGGGGACAGGCAAAACTGATTGTTGAGCCAGGAGGTATACTAACCGTAAAACCCGGTGCAAATATTTTTGTTGATAACGAAACCAATATTGATCTGAAATCCGGCTATGAAATAGGCATTGGAGGAATAGATATATTTGAAGATGAATTTTTAGGAATTCCTCCATCAAAAATCATCTCATCAAATACAACCTGGTCCAATGTAAATTACAATTTTTTAGACGACCTTTACATCGCCCCCGGTGCAACACTTACGCTTTCAAACACTGAATTAAGATTTTTCAGAACTGCAAAAGTTAAAGTAGCCAGAGGCGCTAAACTTGAGATGACAACCAATAGCAATTTAACAGCAACCTGTAATTCTGAACTTTGGGCAGGGGTCGAAGTGTGGGGAGATCCTTCACTTCCCCAAACTCCATCAACAAACCAGGGACATATTGTTATAAACAACAGTAAAATTGAACTTGCCCGTACCGGCATTTTACTTGATAAACCAATGAATCCCACCGACAATCCCGTCACTCCGGGTGTACCTTCCGGCAATGGGGGTGGAATCATTCAGGCAATAAACGCTTATTTCGTAAACAATTACATTGGGGTGAGTTTTTCGCCTTATGTAAATAACAATGCTAGCTATTTCACTAACTGTACTTTTTCAGCAAATGCTGCATTCCCCGAAACATTTACCGGTATCGACTGCCATGCAAATCTTAATGGTGTTGTTGGAATAGACTTCCTAAAGTGTACTTTCACAATTGAAACCGGAGTTAAAATCAATGCTGGAATCCGATCGTACAATTCTAACTTTCTGGTTGATGGTATCATGAGTAACCAGAAATATTTAAGAAGTGTATTTGAAAACCTGACACATGGTATTTATGCAACAGCTTCACTTTCTAACAGGAGTTTTAAAGTCAGAAATTCCGTTTTCAGAAAATGCAACAAGGGAATCTTCGCAAGTGGAGTGAATAATATCACAATTAAAGACAATTTTTTTGCACAACCATTATTATTCGGTAATCCCACAAATACCCGATCTGGAATTTATCTTGAATACTGCACCGGATATATGATCCAAAATGATACCATAAAGTCCACTACTAATCGTTTAAGAAGCGAAGTAGGTATGTATATCAAGAATTCAGGCCCTCATGAAAATCTGATATACAATAACGCAATTATTGACATGGATGATGCAATAATTGTTGAAGGGGAAAACCGGAATGGTGATTCAGAAGGCTTGTGTATTAAGTGTAATGTATTTCAGTACAATAAAAATGATGTCAGAATCCTACCCGGCGAAAATACCTGGATATTTAACCAGGGAATTAAAAAATACCAGGGCAGCCCGGCTGATGATCCTAAAGCTCCGGCGGGAAACATTTTTTCGAATCCCGCTGATTATTTCAACATCGACAATGAGCTGTGCAGACCGATTGAGTATTTCCACCATCCCGACAATAATCCTAATATCGTGATACGACCGGATAATGATAAAGTCAGAATCTTTAGAAAAACGGTTAGTTTAACTGAAAATGAAAACAATCAATTTGATCGACCTTCTGCTTGTCCTCCGATACCAATTCCTCAAGATTCAAAAGAAGAACTGCTTGCTGGTGTTTTATTAATGGATGGTCAAATTACCAATACTAAATCAGAACTTGAGTTACTTACTGATGATGGTGACACGCCTTTAACTGTAAATAACATTACTTCAAGCGCTCCTTTTGAAGCCTTATGGTTACACGATGAATTATTGGGCGCTTCGCCTTACCTGAGTGACACAGCTCTTGTAAAAGCAGCAGAAAAGGAAGAAGTACTGAACAGCGCCCTAATCAGGGATGTAATGGTTGCCAATCCTCATTCTGCCAAATCAAAAGAGGTAATTGAGGCGCTTGAGCAGCGAAACGAATCCTTGCCTGAAAGTATATGGACAGAAATCAATGCCGGTAGAAATCAGATCAGCGCCAGACAGGCGCTTGAAATCAACATTTCTGATCTTTCGGCAGAAAAATCCTTATCAAGAACCCTTTTGATGCAGGCTTATCAGGATGAAAACAAAACCGACAGTTTACGTTGGCTGCTGAATCAGATTCCAGATGCACTTTCTGCCTACAAATCTACCTGGACTTGGTTTGATGAAGGGAATACAGGGGTTGGCCTGACTGCAATTCAGAATATGGACTTATCATCGATACCTGAAAATCACCGGAGTTACAAAGACGGGTATGATCAACTTGCTGAAATTATAAATCAGCTTGCAACCGATACATCCTATATTTTGCAGAATGACACTTCTGCACTATTAACCCTTCAGAATCTTGTTTTAAACGACAATCCTGCCGGTATTACAGCCCGTAACCTGCTTACAGCTTATCGTTTAATGAATTATGAAGCGGTTATTCCGGTTCCTGACACCGCCCTGAAGTCAGCAATAGCATCATTTGATAATCCCCGGAAGGTAAAGGAAGATAAAACAGGTATCCATGTTTTCCCTAACCCTGCCAACGATTATGCCATTGTAAGTTACAACATGGAAGGAAGGTGTATTATGGAACTATTAAGCAAGGATGGGCGCGTAATAAGGTCGGAGAACCTGAAATCCGGCATCAACCAGCACCTTATTCGTACTGAAGGTTTGCCTTCAGGCGTCTATACTTTAATCCTAAAAGGTGGCAATAAAGTATTATCCACCAAGTTGGTCATCAGGTAG
- a CDS encoding tetratricopeptide repeat protein, with protein MFRFLSVLLMLLMQAPLLSGQTIYTAGRDGAWQFGFSATGNANRYNNQIINQLALSHRKIPEKTTFTFFYRYNLEVRYGQGSMLEVMLTFHPSMCSGDVQIRGFDLSPVLIPAQMKCRVVLEHPVNGVILQSGEMPLRTDSLHLPRKVISFPDSLWREGCLVKADFIHFGFDAESYARAEKELFYIRDYEAASAMADTLEKRIRAARITRHTAAEAFAISVYAGKTVRLLREASSVNSLIVPGKDPAGLAEKQRIAAYKAGDLDSYLLQQGAKGPGAGNLYKNLGYGYARQLEDALRLSQKVDYYSSPFFYRLFANGISASHLFRLKELARAYTGSRGMPDPDWGRLSHEMIFAYLLKSNELIADDRFAEAVDLLSAGVKFCSVNPEAGLPDTLTRRLKEARSGLTAAYTRVVKKALKSNLPVIAEKYLAEAEQYVLKYNLDDGEATGFTSLYQQMADMYLVNAGNLLQKGNYNGALSELDKVRNISLNRQGIVLGHTYTSTLKKAVDGRFEEIVGLTKALLQTGNYQRAGQSLDEALGFAGNYPVYQPDMTLVDSLRRMIAGQTYHALLAAAWQDKLDRNKEQLILHMTEAALTARNAGLEHVALFDSLVQDGVIPYLNGLYSTGRLKLWAGEPEEALGYSQKASQLAAVMGVANLPALKTQQDELARLADESLCSRIRGELESLIGEASALLQQNRFDQASEVIIEARELIYSRSYCGLSTQQLNRVTEKYRHPVRWNEMHRTALQQIAEGDYTEGIRKLNEAEALFTHYRMDTLGLVSSGLFELAMATDELRLIDYTTGYYITRGHYDKAIQLTERLRSSGMGEDAARPHLESLGRGLALRDLSETGEVDVKLMLRIYTGGNKWYRRFAEVYRFHILNH; from the coding sequence ATGTTCCGTTTCCTTTCAGTTCTGCTTATGCTGTTGATGCAGGCTCCATTGCTTTCGGGGCAGACCATCTATACAGCCGGAAGGGACGGCGCCTGGCAGTTCGGTTTTTCTGCCACGGGGAATGCAAACCGGTACAACAATCAGATCATTAACCAGCTGGCGCTTTCCCACCGGAAAATTCCGGAAAAAACAACCTTTACATTTTTTTACCGCTACAACCTTGAGGTGCGTTACGGACAGGGAAGCATGCTGGAGGTCATGCTCACCTTTCATCCCTCCATGTGCAGCGGCGACGTTCAGATACGCGGGTTTGACCTGTCGCCTGTGCTTATACCGGCGCAGATGAAGTGCAGGGTTGTGCTTGAGCATCCGGTAAACGGGGTGATCCTGCAATCCGGAGAAATGCCGCTGCGCACCGACTCCCTGCATTTGCCGCGGAAAGTTATTTCCTTCCCCGACAGCCTCTGGCGTGAAGGATGTCTGGTGAAAGCAGATTTCATACATTTCGGATTTGATGCCGAATCCTATGCCAGGGCAGAAAAGGAGTTGTTTTACATACGCGACTACGAAGCCGCTTCGGCCATGGCTGATACCCTCGAAAAGAGGATACGGGCGGCAAGGATTACCAGGCACACGGCCGCCGAAGCGTTTGCCATTTCCGTGTATGCAGGTAAAACTGTCCGACTACTGCGGGAAGCCTCAAGCGTTAATTCGCTGATCGTACCGGGAAAAGATCCCGCTGGCCTCGCGGAAAAGCAGCGGATTGCAGCTTACAAGGCCGGAGATCTGGATTCTTATCTGCTGCAACAGGGGGCAAAAGGACCTGGTGCGGGTAATTTGTACAAAAACCTTGGATACGGTTATGCGCGCCAGCTTGAGGATGCATTGCGCCTTTCGCAAAAGGTGGATTATTACAGCTCGCCGTTTTTTTACCGGCTTTTTGCCAACGGAATCAGCGCCTCGCATCTTTTCCGCTTAAAGGAACTGGCCCGGGCGTATACCGGTTCCCGTGGCATGCCGGATCCCGATTGGGGTCGACTTTCGCATGAAATGATTTTCGCTTATCTGCTGAAATCAAATGAACTGATTGCCGATGACCGTTTTGCCGAGGCGGTGGACCTGCTTTCGGCCGGTGTGAAATTCTGCTCGGTAAATCCGGAAGCCGGCCTGCCAGACACCCTGACCCGCAGGCTGAAAGAGGCCAGAAGCGGGCTGACCGCGGCTTATACCCGGGTGGTGAAAAAAGCCCTGAAAAGCAACCTTCCGGTGATAGCGGAGAAATACCTGGCCGAAGCGGAACAATACGTGCTCAAATATAACCTTGACGATGGTGAGGCCACCGGTTTTACATCTTTGTATCAGCAAATGGCCGATATGTACCTGGTAAATGCAGGAAACCTGCTGCAAAAAGGGAATTACAATGGCGCGTTGTCCGAACTTGATAAAGTCAGGAATATCTCATTAAACCGGCAGGGGATTGTGTTGGGACACACCTATACTTCAACCCTGAAGAAAGCCGTGGATGGCCGGTTTGAAGAAATAGTGGGATTGACAAAGGCATTGCTGCAAACGGGTAATTATCAGCGGGCGGGCCAATCGCTGGATGAAGCCCTGGGTTTTGCCGGCAATTATCCGGTTTATCAGCCGGATATGACCCTGGTAGACAGTCTCCGGCGCATGATAGCCGGACAGACCTACCATGCCCTGCTTGCAGCCGCCTGGCAGGATAAACTGGATCGCAACAAGGAACAATTGATCCTGCACATGACCGAAGCAGCCCTTACCGCGCGCAATGCCGGGCTGGAGCATGTTGCCCTGTTTGATTCACTGGTTCAGGATGGGGTAATTCCCTACCTGAACGGGCTTTATTCCACCGGAAGGCTGAAACTCTGGGCCGGGGAACCGGAAGAGGCTTTGGGTTATTCACAAAAGGCTTCACAACTGGCCGCTGTTATGGGTGTTGCCAATCTGCCGGCACTGAAAACGCAGCAGGACGAACTGGCGCGTCTGGCTGATGAGTCGCTTTGCAGCAGGATTCGCGGAGAACTGGAGTCGCTGATCGGGGAGGCGTCGGCTTTGTTGCAGCAGAACAGGTTTGATCAGGCATCGGAAGTCATCATCGAAGCGCGCGAACTTATATACAGCCGTTCCTATTGCGGACTCAGCACACAGCAACTGAACAGGGTGACCGAAAAGTACCGCCATCCGGTCCGTTGGAATGAAATGCACAGAACTGCCCTGCAGCAAATTGCGGAGGGAGATTATACGGAGGGGATCAGGAAACTCAACGAAGCGGAAGCTTTATTTACGCACTACCGCATGGATACCCTCGGATTGGTCAGTTCAGGCCTGTTCGAACTGGCCATGGCGACGGATGAGCTGAGGCTGATCGATTATACAACCGGCTATTACATCACCCGCGGCCATTACGACAAAGCGATTCAGCTTACCGAAAGACTCCGGAGTTCAGGGATGGGTGAAGATGCGGCCCGCCCGCACCTTGAAAGTCTTGGAAGAGGGCTGGCATTGCGCGACCTTTCGGAAACCGGAGAGGTAGATGTCAAATTGATGCTGCGGATTTATACAGGTGGAAATAAATGGTACCGGCGTTTTGCGGAGGTCTATCGTTTTCATATCCTTAATCACTGA
- a CDS encoding OmpA family protein, giving the protein MRAGVLHLALLFLFFYPAPVFAQHEADGRVMKMHQKALAYYHASAYEDALKETEKALKADPLFIESWLLLGDIHALKGNRPDAITAYSRAIRLNPDFFPPAFYILANLQFAEGQYEDCITAYETYLRYPTVKPAEAARAEKNMKTARFRMHALANPVPFEPLNLGPEINTEGYEFVNYISADGEQLYFTRRTPKGIKRDEDFFVSTRVNDSVWGPARELGPPVNTEGDEGAICISPDGQYLFFAACDRPDGYGSCDIYFCRREGDRWSEPRNTGPEINTSYWESQPAFAPDGRTLYFVSNRPGGHGGSDIWISLLQPDGRWSQAVNAGPVINTAEAERGPFIHPDGQTLYFSSKGHPGMGEGDIFMSRKDEAGNWSPPVNLGYPVNTPADEVTLVVDQQGRYAYISSAMEGGSGMQDIYRFRLPEAARPLAVTYMKGIVIDSISGSRLGADFVLSDLETGKEVVKSRSNPVTGEFLVSIPAGRMYALNVEKQGYLFYSVHFFIGDQAGIEQPYLRDVLLKPLQKDEVTVLRNIFFETDSARLLPASMVELERLLQFLQQNRALSVEISGHTDSTGSEAHNLDLSRRRAKAVYDYLTAQGISENRLTYRGYGAMQPIAGNETVEGRATNRRTEFKITGVDGDY; this is encoded by the coding sequence ATGCGTGCAGGGGTGTTACATCTGGCTTTGCTTTTTCTGTTTTTTTATCCTGCCCCGGTTTTTGCCCAGCATGAGGCTGACGGCAGGGTGATGAAGATGCATCAGAAAGCCCTGGCCTACTACCATGCTTCGGCTTATGAGGATGCCCTGAAGGAAACGGAAAAGGCGCTGAAGGCGGACCCCCTGTTTATTGAATCCTGGCTGCTGCTTGGCGATATACACGCCCTGAAAGGCAACCGCCCTGACGCGATCACCGCTTACTCCAGGGCCATCCGGCTGAATCCGGATTTTTTCCCGCCTGCGTTTTACATACTGGCCAATTTGCAGTTTGCCGAAGGGCAGTATGAGGACTGTATCACTGCTTACGAAACCTATCTGCGTTATCCCACGGTGAAGCCGGCTGAAGCGGCGCGGGCGGAGAAAAATATGAAAACTGCCCGTTTCCGGATGCACGCGCTGGCCAATCCGGTGCCCTTTGAGCCACTGAACCTTGGCCCGGAGATCAACACTGAAGGCTATGAATTTGTGAACTACATCAGCGCCGACGGGGAGCAGCTCTATTTTACCCGGAGAACCCCCAAAGGCATTAAGCGGGATGAGGATTTTTTTGTTTCCACCCGTGTGAATGATTCGGTATGGGGGCCTGCCCGTGAACTTGGCCCCCCGGTTAACACCGAAGGGGATGAGGGCGCAATCTGCATCTCGCCCGACGGTCAGTACCTGTTTTTTGCCGCCTGCGACAGGCCCGATGGTTACGGCAGCTGCGATATTTATTTCTGCCGCCGCGAGGGCGACCGATGGAGCGAACCGCGCAACACCGGCCCTGAGATCAATACTTCATACTGGGAATCGCAACCGGCTTTTGCCCCCGACGGACGCACTCTTTATTTTGTAAGCAACAGGCCGGGCGGCCACGGCGGAAGCGATATCTGGATTTCATTGCTGCAACCCGATGGCCGGTGGAGTCAGGCCGTGAATGCCGGACCGGTCATCAATACCGCTGAGGCCGAGCGTGGCCCTTTTATCCATCCCGACGGGCAAACCCTGTATTTCTCCTCCAAAGGGCATCCCGGCATGGGCGAAGGTGATATTTTTATGAGCCGTAAAGATGAAGCCGGCAACTGGTCACCACCGGTGAATCTGGGATACCCGGTGAATACCCCGGCCGATGAAGTTACCCTGGTCGTTGACCAGCAGGGGCGGTATGCTTACATCTCCTCGGCCATGGAAGGCGGCTCCGGCATGCAGGACATTTACCGTTTCAGGTTGCCGGAAGCTGCCCGGCCACTGGCTGTCACCTATATGAAAGGCATTGTTATCGACAGTATCAGCGGAAGCAGGCTGGGCGCCGATTTTGTCCTAAGCGACCTGGAGACCGGGAAAGAGGTGGTGAAATCGCGTTCAAATCCCGTTACCGGTGAATTCCTTGTTTCCATTCCCGCCGGCAGGATGTATGCCCTGAATGTGGAGAAACAGGGTTATCTTTTTTATTCCGTTCATTTCTTTATCGGGGATCAAGCGGGGATTGAGCAACCCTATTTACGCGATGTGCTGCTGAAGCCGCTGCAGAAGGATGAAGTTACCGTGCTGCGCAACATCTTTTTTGAAACGGACAGCGCCAGGCTTCTGCCGGCATCCATGGTTGAGCTGGAGCGACTGCTGCAGTTCCTTCAGCAAAACCGCGCCCTTTCGGTAGAGATCAGCGGCCACACCGACAGTACCGGGAGCGAGGCCCATAACCTTGACCTGAGCCGGCGTCGGGCAAAGGCGGTGTATGACTACCTGACCGCTCAGGGCATAAGCGAAAACCGCCTGACTTACAGAGGGTATGGCGCCATGCAGCCTATTGCCGGCAATGAAACAGTTGAAGGAAGGGCTACCAACCGCCGCACCGAGTTCAAAATTACCGGTGTGGATGGGGATTATTAA
- the pepE gene encoding dipeptidase PepE: MKLLLISNSTNPGEEYLGWPRQDISNFLKDTGVKRILFIPYAGVTVTYNDYEAKVNAVFQQFGYEIYSIHHEQDPIRAVVEAEAIAVGGGNTFHLVREMQRTGIMQAIRGRVLAGIPYMGWSAGSNVACPTLRTTNDMPIVEPDSFNCMGLIPFQINPHYLDAHPAGHGGETREQRIEEFIAANPGVYVAGLREATSLQYDNGNLKLIGRHPMRIFRYGTTPREIQPGSEVGFLMLD, from the coding sequence ATGAAACTTTTACTGATCAGTAACTCAACCAATCCCGGTGAGGAGTATCTTGGCTGGCCCAGGCAGGATATCAGCAACTTCCTCAAAGATACCGGCGTAAAGCGGATTTTGTTTATTCCATATGCCGGTGTGACTGTTACCTATAACGACTATGAAGCAAAGGTAAATGCTGTTTTTCAGCAGTTTGGTTATGAAATTTATTCCATCCACCATGAGCAGGACCCCATCCGTGCCGTAGTTGAAGCCGAGGCCATTGCCGTTGGCGGCGGCAATACGTTTCACCTGGTCAGGGAGATGCAGCGCACCGGTATCATGCAGGCCATCAGAGGCCGTGTGCTGGCTGGAATTCCTTATATGGGATGGAGCGCCGGCTCCAATGTGGCATGTCCCACCTTGCGTACAACCAACGATATGCCCATCGTAGAACCCGATAGTTTCAACTGCATGGGACTGATCCCTTTCCAGATCAATCCGCATTACCTGGATGCACATCCTGCCGGACACGGAGGGGAGACCCGGGAGCAACGCATCGAAGAATTTATTGCCGCCAACCCGGGCGTTTACGTTGCAGGGCTTCGGGAAGCCACCTCGCTTCAATACGATAACGGCAATCTTAAACTGATTGGCCGCCATCCCATGCGTATTTTCCGTTATGGAACCACTCCAAGGGAAATTCAACCCGGTTCAGAGGTCGGTTTCCTGATGCTGGATTAA